Below is a window of Streptomyces qaidamensis DNA.
AGCTGTCGCCGTCCAGCCGCACGATCTCGGCGTGATGGGCGAGGCGGTCCGTCAGCGCCGGGGCGGACGGGCCGAAGACCTCGTCCCAGCGGCCGAGCGGGCGGTCGCTGGTCAGGATCAGTGAGGCCCGCTCGTAGCGGTGCGCGACGAGCTGGAAGAACAGGCCCGCGGTCGCCGCGTCGCAGGGCGTGTAGCCGACCTCGTCGACGATCAGGAGGGGGTGATCGTCGAGAGCGGCCAGCTCCGCGTCGAGCCGGCCGGCGGCCCGGGCATCGGAGAGCCGGGCGGCCCACTCGGCGGCGGTCGCGAACAGCACCCGGTGCCCGGCCTGGCAGGCCCGCACGCCCAGGGCGACGGCCAGGTGGGTCTTGCCGGTGCCGGGCGGCCCGACGAAGACCACGTTCCGCCGGGCGTCGACGAAGTCCGCCTTGCCGAGCCGCGCGAGGGCCTCCCGGTCGAAGCCCCGGGGATGCCGCTGGTCGAACTCCTCCAGCACCTTGCGCGCCGGGAACCCGGCGGCACGGATCCGGGCTTCGGCGTCGGCGTCGGGATCGGGCTGTGGAGGGATGGCGGCAGCCGGGGCCCTCCCGGATTCCGGTTCCGTGTGCTGCCGGCTTCCGTGGTCGGGGGCCTGCGCGGGCGCGGCCGGTGAGGGGTCGGCGTGTCCGCGGTCCGTGTGGGCGACCATCGGGCCCGACATGTACGCCAGGATCGCCGCCGAGGCGATGAACGCCATGTGGATCACCGTCCCCCACAGCAGGGCGTGCCGGGAGGTGTGGTGCACGTCCACGAACATCTGGAGCAGGTGCACGGAGGAGATGCCCACGATCGCCGTGGCGAGCTTGACCTTCAGCACGTTGGAGTTGACGTGCGAGAGCCATTCCGGCTGGTCACGGTGGCCCTGGAGGCCGATGCGCGAGACGAACGTCTCGTAGCCGCCGACGATCACCATGATCAGCAGGTTGGCGATCATGACGACGTCGACCAGCTTGAGCACCGCGAGCATCACGTACGTCTCGGTGGCGTGCCCGGTCACGCACATCAGGATTAAGGTCCAGAGTTCCTTGAAGAACTTGTAGACGTAGACGCCCTGGGCGGCCACCAGCCCGAAGTACAACGGGGCCTGGAGCCAGCGGGTGGCGAACAGGGCGTAGCCGAGCGTGGTGGTCGTCGGGTTCTGCACCTGCGCCATTCTTCGGGGCCGCACTGGAAAAACTGAATTCACACCACACGTTGGGATGAATAGGCATTCAGTACGACCGGACGCGCAGATCACACCACCTGACGCGGTCGATCAGGCACACTGGACGTTTGGCCGAGGCGTCGCGCTGTCGAGCCGTCCGAGCCCTCCGGCCGTAGAAAGGGTGCCGCGCGTGAATGGTCCGCTGATCGTCCAGTCCGACAAGACCCTGCTCCTGGAAGTCGACCACGAGCAGGCCGACGGCTGCCGCCGGGCCATCGCCCCGTTCGCGGAACTGGAGCGGGCGCCGGAGCACATCCACACCTACCGTGTGACGCCGCTGGGCCTGTGGAACGCCCGCGCGGCGGGGCACGACGCCGAGCAGGTCGTGGACGCGCTCGTGCAGTACAGCCGCTACCCGGTGCCGCACGCGCTGCTCGTCGACATCGCCGAGACGATGGACCGCTACGGCCGTCTCACCCTCTCCAAGCACCCCGCGCACGGACTGGTCCTGACCACCACCGACCGCCCGGTGCTGGAGGAGATCCTGCGGTCGAAGCGGGTCACGCCCCTGGTCGGCGCCCGCATCGACCCGGACACGGTCGTCGTGCACCCCTCCGAGCGAGGCCAGATCAAGCAGACGCTGCTGAAGCTGGGCTGGCCGGCCGAGGACCTCGCCGGGTACGTCGACGGCGAGGCGCACGAGATCGAGCTGGCCGAGGACGGCTGGGCGCTGCGGCCGTACCAGAAGCAGGCCGTGGAGAACTTCTGGCACGGCGGTTCGGGCGTGGTCGTCCTGCCCTGCGGCGCCGGGAAGACGCTGGTCGGCGCCGGGTCGATGGCCCAGGCGAAGTCGACCACCCTCATCCTCGTCACCAACACCGTCTCCGCGCGGCAGTGGAAGCACGAGCTGGTGAAGCGGACGTCGCTCACCGAGGACGAGATCGGCGAGTACAGCGGGACGAAGAAGGAGATCCGGCCCGTCACGATCGCCACGTACCAGGTGCTGACGACCCGGCGCAAGGGCGTCTACCCGCACCTGGAGCTGTTCGACTCGCGGGACTGGGGGCTGATCGTCTACGACGAGGTGCACCTGCTGCCCGCGCCGGTCTTCAAGTTCACCGCCGACCTCCAGGCGCGCCGGCGGCTCGGTCTGACCGCCACCCTGGTGCGCGAGGACGGCCGCGAGTCGGACGTGTTCTCCCTGATCGGTCCCAAGCGGTTCGACGCGCCGTGGAAGGAGATCGAGGCGCAGGGCTACATCGCGCCCGCCGACTGCGTCGAGGTCCGGGTCAATCTGACCGACTCCGAGCGGCTCGCGTACGCCACGGCCGAGACGGAGGAGAAGTACCGCTTCTGCGCGACGACCGCGACGAAGCGGAAGGTGACCGAGGCGATCGTGCGGCGGTTCGCCGGGCAGCAGATCCTCGTGATCGGGCAGTACATCGACCAGCTCGACGAGCTCGGGGAGCATCTGGGCGCGCCCGTGATCAAGGGCGAGACGTCGAACGCGCAGCGGGAGAAGCTCTTCGACGCCTTCCGCGAGGGCGAGATCAGCGTGCTCGTCGTGTCCAAGGTCGCGAACTTCTCGATCGACCTGCCGGAGGCGACGGTCGCCATCCAGGTCTCGGGCACCTTCGGCTCCCGGCAGGAGGAGGCCCAGCGCCTCGGCCGGGTGCTGCGCCCCAAGTCCGACGGCCACCAGGCGCACTTCTACTCGGTGGTCGCCCGGGACACCATCGACCAGGACTTCGCGGCCCACCGCCAGCGCTTCCTGGCGGAGCAGGGCTACGCGTACCGGATCATGGACGCGGACGAGCTGCTGGCGGAGAGCTGACGGGGCCGGGCCGGTCGGCTCCCTTGCGGCGGACCACGCGTCCTCACTTGCGGCGGACCACGCCGACTTCCTCTCCGTACTGACCGAGGACGACCACGTCGAAGGCGGCGCCCGCGAAGACCTTGACGGCGCGCAGGGCATCGCCGAGGCGGTGGCGGTGGCTGCCTGCCACGGCGGTGGCGCCGGGCGGGCGGCCCGGTGCCGGGGCGGGGTGAATGGTTGCTGCGCTCATGTCTCCATGGTGCGTTTTCGTCCGTAAAGCCCGCGTCGGTCTCCGGACCGAACTGTGCGGTGGTCCGCGTACGCCCGTGGGGCGATCCGGCCCCCTCGGGGAGGAGGGCTCTGTCCCCTAGGGGACGAGGGGGCAGGGGAACCGGAAGGGGGAAAACCGTTCGCGGCCGGCGCCCCCGCTCCTCTAGGATCTCCGCTCTTGCCCGCCTCCGCCACGGAGTGCCGCCGACCGGACGGAAACCGGCCGGCATCTCACCGCCCACTCTTCAGCAGGTCCCTCCGGAGGCACCCCCTTGTCCACGCCCGTCGACGACCCGCTCGCGCGTGAGCGCTCCCACCTCTGCGCGTCCCGTTCCGCCCTGCGTGCCATGCGCGAGGGCGTCGAGGCCCTCGACATCAGCGACGTCACCGCGAACTGGGTCAACGCCGAGGCGCTGGCCCACCAGATCGAGAAACGCATCAAGGCGCTGGCCGACCTCAGCGGCACCCCGCTGTTCTTCGGCCGGCTCGACTACCTGCACGCCCCGGACGCCGAGGAGGCGGAGGGCGCGGAAGGCGAGCGCTTCTACATCGGACGCCGCCATGTGCACGACCACGACGGCGACCCCATGGTCATCGACTGGCGCGCGCCGGTCTCGCAGCCGTTCTACCGGGCCTCCAAGAAGGACCCGATGGACATCGCGCTGCGCCGCCGCTTCGGCTACACGGGCGGCGACCTCACGGCGTACGAGGACGAGCACCTGTCCGACCCGGCGGCTGTGACACCATCCGGCTCCGCCGGGGAGGCCCGGACCAGCAAGCTGCTCCAGCAGGAGATCGAGCGGCCGCGTGTCGGCCCGATGCGGGACATCGTCGCGACGATCCAGCCGGAGCAGGACGAGATCGTCCGGTCCGGCCTGTCCGGCACGGTGTGCGTGCAGGGCGGCCCGGGCACCGGGAAGACCGCCGTCGGCCTGCACCGGGTCGCCTATCTCCTCTACGCCCACCGCGAGCGGCTCGCCCGTACCGGCACGCTGGTCATCGGCCCGAACCGGTCCTTCCTGCACTACATCGAGCAAGTCCTGCCCGCGCTGGGCGAGCTGGCCGTCCAGCAGGCCACCGTCGACGACCTCGTCGCCCATGTCGAGATCAAGGGCACGGACGACGCGACGGCCGCCGTCGTCAAGGGCGACGCCCGGCTGGCGCAGGTGCTGCGCAGGGCCCTCTACTCGCACGTCACGATGCCCGCCGAACCGGTCGTGGTCGTGCGCGGCTCCCGCCGCTGGCGGGTCCCGGCCTACGAACTGGAAGAACTCGTCCGCGAGTTGCTCGACCGGGACATCCGCTACGGCGCCGCCCGCGAGGCCCTGCCGCAGCGCATCGCGCACGCCGTGCTGGTACAGATGGAACGGTCGGGTGAGGCGCCGGACGACCGGGTGCAGGACGCGGTGGCCCGCAACAGCGCGGTCAAGGCGGCGGTCAAGGCGGTCTGGCCGGCCGTCGACCCGGCCAAGCTGGTGCTGCGGCTGCTGTCGGACGCGGAGTTCCTCGCCACCCACGCCGAAGGGATCCTCGACGGGGACGAGCAGAAGGCGATCCTGTGGGCCAAGCCGGCGCGCAGCGTGAAGTCGGCCAAGTGGTCCCCCGCGGACGCCGTCCTGATCGACGAGGCCACCGACCTGATCCAGCGCACGCACTCCCTCGGCCACGTCGTCCTCGACGAGGCGCAGGACCTCTCCCCCATGCAGTACCGGGCGGTCGGCCGCCGCTGCACCACCGGAAGCGCCACCGTCCTCGGCGACCTGGCGCAGGGCACGACGCCCTGGGCGACCCGGAGCTGGCAGGAGGCACTGGCGCACCTCGGCAAGCAGGACGCCCTGGTGGAGGAACTGACGGCGGGTTTCCGCGTCCCGACGGACGTCATCACCTACGCCTCCCGGCTGCTCCCGCACATCGCCCCGGGCCTCACCCCGGTCGTGTCGATCCGCGAGAACCCGGGCCACTTCGAAGTCCGGCCGGTCTCCGGCGGCAAGGACGTGGTCGAGGCCTGCCGCGAGTCGCTGCGCCACGAGGGCTCGACGGGCCTGATCGCGGCGGACGCCCGCGTGCCCGAGCTGGCCGAGGCCCTGACGGAGGCCGGCATCCCGTACCTCGGCCCCGGCGAGGAGACCACCCAGGACACCCGCCTGACCCTGGTCCCGGCGTCGCTGGCGAAGGGCCTGGAGTACGACTACGTGGTCCTGGACGACCCCCGGGCGGTGGTAGCCGCAGAACCGGACGAACGCACGGGCCTACGCCGCCTGTACGTGGCACTGACGAGGGCGGTATCGGGCCTGACGGTGACCCACACGGCCCCGCTGCCGGACCAACTGGCTTAGCTGCGGGCGTGCGTGCCGCCGGGGGGGGCGGCACGGGTGGGCGCAGCGGTACCTCGTCGCGCCGAGCCGCGCACCCACCCGGCGCCGGCCCCGACGCGCAGTTCCTACTGAGCGCCATCCACCGCAGCCCGCCACACCGCGACCGCCTCGACGGACACCGGCTCGTCCCACCCCCGAGGCCGAGCCGCCCCGCCGATATGAAACCCATCGACCCCGGCCTTCGACAGCACCGGCACATGCTCCAGCCGCAACCCGCCCCCCACCAGCAACCGCTGTTCATACCCGGGCTCCCCGGCCCGCCCGGCCTCAGCGAGCAGCACAGGCAGCCCCTCGTCGACCCCACCCGCAGCCCCGGCCGTCAGGTACGTGTCCAGCCCCGGCATCCCGTCCAACTGCTTACGCAGGGCGTCCCGGTCGGCGGCCCGGTCGATGGCCCGGTGGAATGTCCAGGGGCATCCGTCCAGGACCGCGACCACCCGCTCCACGGCGGCGAGATCAACCGCACCCCCTCCGTCGAGGAACCCCAGCACGAACTCCTCCGCCCCGGCCTCCCGCAGCTCCGCAGCCGTATCGGCGAGCCGGTCGACATCACCCGCGGCGAACCCGTCAGCCGGCCGGATCATCACCCGCAGGGAGATGTCGACCGCCCCCCGGATCCCGGCGACGGTGGCGGCCGACGGTGTGAGCCCGTCGGCCGCCATGTCGGTGACCAGTTCAAGGCGGTCCGCGCCTCCCGCCTGGGCGGCGACCGCGTCCTCGACGCCGAGGGCGATCACCTCCAGGACTGCACGCTTGCTCATGGGGCCCCTTCGTCGGGATGGCGTCGGCGTTCGGACGCCCGGCGGTTGCGACAGGTCTAGTCCAATCAAGACTACGCTGCCCACTCCCGCGGAATCCGAAGCCCCCGGGGCCCCGCCTCAGCCGTAGATGTTCAGCTCCTTCGCCTCGACCCCGGCCAGCTCGAACGCCGCCGCCCCGTCGACCGGCCGCCCCGTGTACAGCCGTACGAGTGTCGGTCCGTCCCCGATGAAACGGCCCGGGGGCCGCTCCCCGCCGCTCTCCCCCAGTCGCAGCGGCTCGTCCAGGTCGTCGAGGTCGGCGTGCAGCGGCACGTGCCCCCGCTCGCGGGTGATCCGGGCGAGCAGCGCGAGCGCGTCCGGCAGCCCGGCCCCGCCGTACGCCCCCGGCTCGCCGAGGGCCTCGCGGACGTCCCCGGCGTGCACCCACTCCCCGAGGGCGAGGCCGTCCAGCCTGCCGTCGGCCCCGGCGATCGCGGCTCCGGCCGCGCCCATCCCTCGCTCCAGTTCGTCGACGACCTGCGCGTCGCTCCACTCGGCCCGGTCCGCGATGTCCCGGTCGTTGGACTCGGGTGAGAACACGCCCTCCTCGAACCTGCCCTCCGCCACCCGGGTCAGCGCGGCCGAGCAGTGCGCCAGCACGTCCCGCACCGTCCAGCCCGGACACGCGGCGACAGGCCGCGCGAAGTCCTCCCCGGCCCGGCCCCGCAGCAGCGGGATCAGCGCGTCACGCTCGATCGTCAGCAGCCGCCCGGGCTGCTCGGGGTCCCGTACGTCTGGAACATCAGCAGGTGTCGTCATGCCCCCACGCTAGGTGCCCGACCCCGCTCGGCGGGAGAATGCCCCCATGGCCGATCTCGACTCCCTGCGAACCCGCTTCGCCCGCACCCTGGAAGCGACCCGGGGCGCGGCCGGCGGCCCGGACCCGGCGCCGTACGCCGACAACCTGCTCACCCGCTGGCAGGAGCCCCAGCGCCGCTACCACACGGTCGGACACCTCACGGCGGTCCTCGACCGCGTCGACGAACTGGAGCGGTACGCGCACGACCCGGACGTGGTCCGGCTGGCCGCCTGGTTCCACGACGCGGTGTACCTGCCCGACCGCTCCGAGAACGAGGAGCGCTCGGCGCGCCTCGCCGAACGCGCCCTCGCCGAAGCCGGCGTGCCCGACGCGAAGACCGCCGAGGTGGCCCGCCTGGTCCGGCTCACCGTCACCCACGACCCCGCCGACGACGACCCCGACGGCCAGGTCCTGTGCGACGCCGACCTCGCGGTCCTCGCCTCGCCCCCGTCGGCGTACGCCGCCTACACCGCGGCCGTCCGCGCGGAGTACCACTTCGTCCCCAACGACGCCTTCCGCGAGGGGCGCGCCACGATCCTGCGCCAGCTCCTCGCTCTCCCCCGCCTGTTCAGGACACCGCACGGCACCGCCGCGTGGGAGGTCACGGCCCGCTACAACCTCACGGCCGAGCTGGAAATGCTGTCGCTCCCATCCCGGGACGCCTCGTAGCCTGCCCGCCATGTGGACAACGGGAGCGGAACAGGTGGAGCAGGCCGTCGCCGAGTGCGTGGGGCTGCTGGGGGCGGTCACCGAGGGGGACTGGGAAGGCGTACGGGCGGGGCGGCTCGACTGGGACTGCCGGCGGACGGCGGTGCACATCGCCGAGGACCTCATCGCGTACGCGGGGCAGCTGGCGGGGCGGGAGCAGGACGGGTACGCGCCGTTCGAGCTGTCGATGGAGGAGGACACGGGCAACGCGGACGTGCTGCGGGTGATCGGCACGACGGGTGCCCTGCTCGCGGCCGCGATCCGTACCGCCCCGCGGCACGTGCGGGCCTTCCATCCGTACCCCTTCCGCAGCGCGAACCGTGAGGGGTTCGCCGCGATGGGCGTGATCGAGGTGCTGCTGCACACACACGACATCTGCGAGGGGCTGGGCCTGTCGTACGAACCGGCGCCCGAGCTGTGCGACTTCGTGCTCACCCGGATCTTCCCGCACGTCCAGCCCGGCCCCACCCCGTGGCCGACCCTGCTGTGGGCCACCGGCCGGGGGGATCTGGCAGGCCGCGCCCCGCTCACCGAGTGGCGCTGGAACAACAACCTGGTGCTCGACACCGAGCGGCTCACCCTGGAGGGCGTCACGCCCGCGGCGGCCACCGACCTGTCCACGGTCGGCGACGGCGGCTTCGAGTGGATCGAGGGCGGCCCGGTCGAGGGCACCCGGGTCGGCGCCGGGCTGGTGTACAAGCAGTACGAGGACGGGACCCACCGGCCGGAGTGGGGCATGTACGTGCTCGTCCGGCGCGAGGACGGCCGCGCGCTCGGCGCCATGGGCTTCCACGGCGTCCCGGACGCGGCGGGGCGGGTCGAGATCGGCTACGACCTGGTCGAGGGCGCCCGCGGCCACGGCTACGCCACCGAGGCGCTGCGCACGCTGTCGGCCCGGGCGCTGAAGCGGGACGGGGTGCGGACCGTGCTCGCGAACGTCGAGCGGGGCAACCTGCCGTCGCAGAACGTGCTCGCCCGGGCCGGATTCATCCAGGTGCCCGCCGAGGACCCCGAGCTTCTGGCCTACGAGCTGCGCGAACCCCGCGAGGGATAGCGCCCCTTGGGCCACCGCAGCCCCGCCGCGTGCAGCAGCCGCACCACCTCACGGCTGCTGACCTCCACGGCCCCGGCGGCCACCACGTCGGCGTACCGCTCGTCGGGGATGTCGTAGTGGTCGCGCTCGAAGGCCCGGCGGGGGACGCCGAGGCGCGCGGCGAAGGTGTGGAGCTCCTCGTAGGAGACGTCGCTGACGAGGTGGGACCACATGCGGCCGTGGCCGGGCCAGGTCGGCGGGTCGATGTAGATCGTCACGAAGGCCTCACGAGGACGCCGGCCCGCCGATGGCCTCGCCCAGCGATCCCACCGCGGCGACCTTCACGCCCGCCTCGCTGCACACCCAGTGCGGGTCGGGCCCCAACTCCGGTTCCACGTCGAGGGCGTGCGGCTCACCGGCCCCGCACACCGGGCACAGCGGCCAGCGGCCGTACCGCTCCAGCAGGGCGTCCTGGACGTCCTGCGCGACCAGGCCGGCCACGTACCGGGCGCCCTCGGGCCACTGCTCGACCCACCATCGCCGCTGTGTGACGGAGTCCTCGACCAGGGACACGACATCCGCCTCGGCGACGCGTCCCGCGACGAGGTCGGCCAGCACGAGGGCGCGCGCGGCGTGCAGCGCCTGCTCCAGGGGGCTGATGGGTTCCATGCACCCATTGTGCGCACTCTTGACCCCGGCGCCGCGCCGAAAATATCTTTCAATCGTGACCCGTGACGTGAAGGAAATTTTCGCCCGCGAGCGGAGCGGCTCCTTGGGGGCGAGCGGCGCCCCACCCGCCCCCGCCGCCCTCGCGGCCAAGGTCCGCACGCTGGGCCCGTCGATGACGCGCTCCATGCAGCGCGTTGCCGAGGCCGTCGCCGGCGACCCGGCCGGCTGCGCGGCCCTCACGGTCACCGGCCTCGCCGAACTCACCGGCACCAGCGAGGCGACCGTCGTACGCACCGCCCGCCTGCTGGGCTATCCGGGTTACCGGGACCTGCGCCTGGCGCTCGCCGGCCTCGCCGCGCAGCAGCAGTCGGGCCGCGCCCCGGCCATCACGACGGACATCGCGGTGGACGACCCGATCGCCGACGTGGTCGCCAAGCTCGCCTACGACGAGCAGCAGACCCTCGCCGACACCGCCGCCGGCCTCGACACCGTCCAACTGGGCGCGGCCGTGGCCGCACTGGCCACGGCCCGCCGCACCGACGTGTACGGCGTCGGGGCGTCCGGCCTGGTCGCCCAGGACCTCACGCAGAAGCTGCTGCGCATAGGACTCATGGCCCACGCCCACAGCGACCCGCACCTCGCCGTCACCAACGCCGTGCAACTGCGCGCGGGCGATGTCGCGGTGGCCGTCACGCACTCCGGGTCGACGGGGGACGTCATCGAGCCGCTGCGGGTCGCCTTCGAGCGCGGCGCGACGACGGTGGCCATCACCGGCCGCCCGGACGGCCCGGTCACGCAGTACGCCGATCATGTCCTCACCACGTCCACCGCACGCGAGAGCGAGCTGCGCCCGGCGGCGATGTCGTCCCGCACGGGCCAGCTCCTCGTGGTGGACTGCCTGTTCGTGGGGGTGGCGCAGCGGACGTACGAGACGGCGGCGCCGGCGCTCTCGGCGTCGTACGAGGCGCTGGCCCACCGGCATCGTTCCTGAGGCAGCCGCCCCGCCCAGCACCGGAAAGACACGGAAAGAGCCGTCCATGACCTCCACCTCCAGCCCCCGCGATGTCAGGACCGAGTTGGAGTCCCTGACCACCGAGGCCTTCCGGCCGGAACTCGCGGACATCGACCGGCTGCCCACCCTCGACATCGCCCGGCTGATGAACGGCGAGGACGCCACCGTCGCCGGGGCGGTCGCGGCCCGGCTGCCGCAGATCGCCGCCGCGATCGACGCCGTCGCGGAGCGGATGGCCCGGGGCGGCCGCCTGGTCTACGCGGGCGCGGGCACGGCGGGCCGGATGGGCGTCCTGGACGCCTCCGAGTGTCCTCCCACGTTCAACACCGACCCCTCCCGGGTCGTCGGCCTGATCGCGGGCGGCCGGGACGCCGTGGTCACCTCGGTGGAGGGCGCTGAGGACTCGCGGGAACTGGCCGAGGCGGACCTGGAGGTCCTCGCCCTGACCCCCGACGACACGGTGGTCGGCATCTCCGCCTCCGGCCGCCCCCCGTACGCCATCGGCGCGGTCGAACACGCCCGCGCCCGCCGCTCCCTCACCATCGGCCTCGCCTGCAACCCCGGCAGCCCGCTCGCGGCCGCCGCCGACCACGGCATCGAGATCGTCGTGGGCCCCGAACTGCTCACCGGCTCCACCCGCCTGAAGGCGGGCACGGCGCAGAAGCTCGTCCTCAACATGCTCTCGACGATCACGATGATCCGGCTGGGCAAGACCTACGGGAACCTGATGGTCGACGTCCGCGCGTCGAACGATAAGCTCCGGGCCCGCTCCCACCGCATCGTCGCCCTCGCCACCGGCGCCGCCGAGGAGGACATCGAGCGGGCCCTGACCGCCACGGACGGCGAGGTCAAGAACGCGATCCTCGCCCTCCTGGCCGACGTCGACGGACCGACGGCGGCCAGGCTGCTGGAGGAGTCCGACGGCCACCTGCGCGAGGCCCTGGCGGCTGCCGCCGGCTGAACCGTCACGCGCCCACGACCACCCTCTGCACCTCCCCCTCCCCCAGCCGCTCGGCCTGCTCCGCCGTCGCCTTCTCGGCCAGGACGTTGACCGCCGTGTTGAACCGCTCCATCGACGTGGGGCGGTCCGGGCCGAGGACGTACTCCTTGAGGACCCGGCGCTCGGGTGCCATCGGGTCGCGGCCCGGCGCGCGCACCGAGTCGAGGATCTCCGGCAGGCGGGTGCAGGCCCGGTCCAGGAGGTACGCGCCCCCGGCGGTGGTGTACGCCGCCCGGAAGTCCTCGTCGGGCAGATCGTTCGCGTTGGTCAGGACGTACGGCTTGAGGCTCGCCACGAAGTCCGCGACCACGGACGAGACGTCGCTGACGAGGACGTCGGCCTGGTCGAAGCACTCGTACAGCGTGGGCAGTTGCTTGAGGATCACCTGGTGCCGGACCGGCCCCCGGCTCTGCCAGAAGAGCCGGTGCCACTCGGCCCGCAGCTCGTGCCACTCCGCCTCCCCGTCCCGGACGGGGATCCGCGCATCGCGCACCTGCTGGGCGTCGTCGCCGGTGAGCCGCCCGGACAGTTCGCCGAGCCGGGCCTGGATCTCCGCGAGCCGCGGCCGGGCGGCGGCGATCGCGGCCTCGGCCTCCTGGGCGTCCCGGGCGTCCCGCCGCTCGTTGTCTGCGCGCAGCAGCTCCCGGACGGCCCGGTCCGCCTCGGCCGCCACCCGGGAGCGCTTGCCGGTGAGCGGGTGCGGCTTGTAGAGGACCCGGACGTTCTCGGCGAGCAGCTTCTCGACCAGCGGCACGCCCATCGGGATCAGCGACGTGTGGCAGTCGTCGTCGCTCCAGCCCTCCCACGTCGGCGCGTACAGCACGGTCGGCACCGGTCCCGGAACGTGGTCGGCGTGCAGCCGGATCGACGACAGCTGCGGGCGGCCCACCTCGACGATCGCCGAGTCGCTGATGGCGTGCCGCACCCGCTGGTAGCGGTCGCGCCCGGCCCGCCCGGCCACCCAGATCTCGTCGTACACCTTGCTCACCCGGTTGCTGCTGGCGAGCTTGTCGCTGTCGCCGTGCCCGATGAACACGTGCTTGGCCTCGGCGACGCGCAGCATGTGCACGTTCTTGCCCGCGTTGCCCGGGTAGAGGACGACCCGCAGCTCGGGCAGCTCCAGCTGCGCCACGTCGTCGGCCTTCGGCACGCACACGACCGGGATCGACGTACGGCCCAGGTAGCGGAACGAGGCCCGCTCCCTCAGGATGATCAGCGGCCGCCGGTCGAGCTGCTCCAGCGTCTCGATCCACATGTTGACCTGGTACATGAAGTCCCGCGACACGGAAGCGAAGCTGAAGTACAGCGCCACCTCCGGCCGGTATCCGGCGAGTTGCCGGTTGAGCTCGGCGATCACCTCGGCGTCCGGCGGCATCCGGCGGGCCCGGCGCAGCTGCCCCAGCAGCGCCGCCACGGCCGCGACCGCCAGCCCGGCGGTGAGGGCGAACCCGATGCCGGCTGACTGCCACGCCCCGGCCGCGAGCGCGGCGAGGAGCCCGGCGTGGGCCGGCACGTCGAGATGCAGCAGCTTGCGCAGGAAGCGCCGGTAGAGGAGCGCGGGCGGCGACTGCTGGATGCCCGCCCCGCTCATGTCGAGGT
It encodes the following:
- the murQ gene encoding N-acetylmuramic acid 6-phosphate etherase → MTSTSSPRDVRTELESLTTEAFRPELADIDRLPTLDIARLMNGEDATVAGAVAARLPQIAAAIDAVAERMARGGRLVYAGAGTAGRMGVLDASECPPTFNTDPSRVVGLIAGGRDAVVTSVEGAEDSRELAEADLEVLALTPDDTVVGISASGRPPYAIGAVEHARARRSLTIGLACNPGSPLAAAADHGIEIVVGPELLTGSTRLKAGTAQKLVLNMLSTITMIRLGKTYGNLMVDVRASNDKLRARSHRIVALATGAAEEDIERALTATDGEVKNAILALLADVDGPTAARLLEESDGHLREALAAAAG
- a CDS encoding MurR/RpiR family transcriptional regulator; this translates as MTRDVKEIFARERSGSLGASGAPPAPAALAAKVRTLGPSMTRSMQRVAEAVAGDPAGCAALTVTGLAELTGTSEATVVRTARLLGYPGYRDLRLALAGLAAQQQSGRAPAITTDIAVDDPIADVVAKLAYDEQQTLADTAAGLDTVQLGAAVAALATARRTDVYGVGASGLVAQDLTQKLLRIGLMAHAHSDPHLAVTNAVQLRAGDVAVAVTHSGSTGDVIEPLRVAFERGATTVAITGRPDGPVTQYADHVLTTSTARESELRPAAMSSRTGQLLVVDCLFVGVAQRTYETAAPALSASYEALAHRHRS
- a CDS encoding DUF4031 domain-containing protein, whose amino-acid sequence is MTIYIDPPTWPGHGRMWSHLVSDVSYEELHTFAARLGVPRRAFERDHYDIPDERYADVVAAGAVEVSSREVVRLLHAAGLRWPKGRYPSRGSRSS